One stretch of Streptomyces sp. MMBL 11-1 DNA includes these proteins:
- a CDS encoding alkene reductase produces the protein MSQSLFDRYRLGDLRLPNRVVMAPMSRVRAAAGGLATPSMATYYAQRATAGLIVSEGVQPSLVGQSNPGTPGLHTDEQVASWRPVTAAVHANGGRIFAQIMHGGRVSHPDTTGLRPVGPSAVAATGEVFTPTGPQPVPVPRALETAEVPEHVESYASAARRAVDAGFDGVELHGANGYLISQFLSSNANLRTDRYGGSLANRVRFAVDATAATVDAVGAARTGIRLSPGGAFWGVEERDVPELYTVLLRELARLEPAYVHLEATADEDVLVALRRAWPGTLIMNPVLPMGPKRAARPDADRWLGLGADLISFGRAFIANPDLVERMRAGLPIAPEDEATYFQGGDAGYVTYASYQHAS, from the coding sequence ATGAGCCAGAGCCTTTTCGACCGTTACCGCCTCGGTGACCTGCGGCTGCCCAACCGGGTGGTGATGGCGCCGATGTCCCGCGTCAGGGCCGCCGCCGGGGGGCTGGCGACGCCCTCGATGGCCACGTACTACGCGCAGCGGGCGACCGCCGGGCTCATCGTGAGCGAGGGGGTGCAGCCGAGCCTGGTCGGGCAGTCGAACCCCGGTACGCCGGGTCTCCACACCGATGAGCAGGTCGCCTCGTGGCGGCCGGTGACCGCTGCGGTGCACGCCAACGGAGGCCGGATCTTCGCCCAGATCATGCACGGCGGCCGGGTCTCGCACCCGGACACCACCGGCCTGCGGCCGGTCGGACCCTCCGCCGTCGCGGCGACCGGCGAGGTGTTCACCCCGACGGGCCCGCAGCCCGTGCCGGTGCCGCGCGCCCTGGAGACGGCCGAGGTGCCCGAACACGTCGAGTCGTACGCGTCGGCCGCCCGCCGGGCCGTCGACGCCGGGTTCGACGGTGTCGAACTCCACGGCGCCAACGGCTACTTGATCTCCCAGTTCCTCTCCTCGAACGCCAACCTCCGGACCGACCGGTACGGCGGTTCCCTCGCCAACCGGGTGCGGTTCGCCGTGGACGCGACGGCGGCGACCGTCGACGCGGTGGGCGCGGCCAGGACCGGCATCCGGCTCTCGCCGGGCGGGGCGTTCTGGGGCGTCGAGGAGCGGGACGTACCCGAGCTCTACACCGTGCTGCTCCGGGAGTTGGCGCGCCTGGAGCCGGCCTACGTGCACCTGGAGGCGACGGCCGACGAGGACGTGCTGGTCGCCCTGCGCCGGGCGTGGCCCGGAACGCTGATCATGAACCCGGTGCTGCCGATGGGGCCCAAGCGTGCCGCGCGCCCGGACGCCGACCGCTGGCTCGGGCTGGGCGCCGATCTCATCAGCTTCGGCCGGGCGTTCATCGCCAACCCGGACCTGGTCGAGCGGATGCGCGCCGGGCTGCCGATCGCTCCGGAGGACGAGGCGACGTACTTCCAGGGGGGTGACGCGGGGTACGTCACCTACGCCTCGTACCAGCACGCGAGCTGA
- a CDS encoding MerR family transcriptional regulator: MRIGELAATTGASVRSLRYYEEQRLLTSSRSPSGQRHYTHAEVERVRFIQRLYAAGLSSRTIMELLPCVEAPSEETSDAAMERMELERERLSAHIDDLRSTRDALDALMAVNRAHRSTLRPGAQSVRDKDGAGRLS, from the coding sequence ATGCGCATCGGAGAGCTCGCGGCCACCACGGGGGCCAGCGTCCGGTCCCTGCGCTACTACGAGGAGCAGCGGCTCCTCACCAGCAGCCGCAGCCCGAGCGGCCAGCGGCATTACACGCATGCCGAGGTCGAGCGGGTCCGTTTCATCCAGCGGCTCTACGCCGCCGGCCTGTCCAGCCGCACCATCATGGAGCTGCTGCCCTGCGTCGAGGCTCCCAGCGAGGAGACCTCCGACGCGGCGATGGAGCGGATGGAGCTGGAGCGGGAGCGGCTCTCCGCGCACATCGACGACCTCCGCTCCACCCGGGACGCCCTGGACGCCCTGATGGCCGTCAACCGGGCCCACCGCTCCACGCTGCGGCCGGGGGCGCAAAGTGTCCGTGACAAAGACGGAGCGGGTCGGCTTTCTTAA
- a CDS encoding fascin domain-containing protein, with protein sequence MTSALLSLSALLTASALAAPAAGAAPHSDRAAGASASGAFADGVPAGWEKVDEADLARITGASDRQKSLSASGRSTSGPSASAPADESGPVAIKSVRNGKFTATEVNYSAPHTGALRARSTQVLGAWESFAFEWDEAGDTFAIKSLANNRYVAVEKNFTGQAQNVLRARSTTAGGWERFVIYHNEDLNLYALRSTLNNLFVAMENSYTGPLQYTLRARSADVTGSWEQFDLYSIVG encoded by the coding sequence ATGACCTCCGCTCTCCTTTCCCTGAGCGCCCTGCTGACCGCCTCCGCCCTGGCCGCCCCGGCGGCCGGAGCCGCCCCGCACAGCGACCGCGCGGCCGGGGCCTCCGCGAGCGGAGCCTTCGCGGACGGCGTCCCCGCAGGCTGGGAGAAGGTGGACGAGGCCGACCTGGCGCGTATCACCGGTGCCTCCGACAGGCAGAAGTCCCTGTCCGCCTCCGGCAGAAGCACCTCCGGGCCAAGCGCCTCCGCCCCGGCCGACGAGTCCGGCCCCGTGGCCATCAAGTCGGTGCGCAACGGGAAGTTCACGGCCACCGAGGTGAATTACTCCGCGCCCCACACCGGTGCTCTGCGCGCCCGTTCCACGCAGGTCCTCGGCGCGTGGGAGAGCTTCGCATTCGAGTGGGACGAGGCCGGCGACACCTTCGCCATCAAGTCCCTCGCGAACAACCGTTACGTGGCGGTCGAAAAGAACTTCACCGGCCAGGCGCAGAACGTTCTGCGGGCCCGCTCGACGACAGCGGGCGGCTGGGAGCGGTTCGTCATCTACCACAACGAGGACCTGAACCTCTACGCGCTCCGGTCCACCCTGAACAATCTCTTCGTCGCGATGGAGAACAGCTACACGGGTCCGCTCCAGTACACGCTGCGCGCTCGCTCCGCCGACGTCACCGGCTCCTGGGAGCAGTTCGACCTGTACAGCATCGTCGGCTGA